Proteins from a single region of Euleptes europaea isolate rEulEur1 chromosome 21, rEulEur1.hap1, whole genome shotgun sequence:
- the XPO6 gene encoding exportin-6, producing MASEEASLRALESLMTEFFHNCTTNERKREIEELLNNFAQQIGAWRFCIYFLSSTRNDYVMMYSLTVFENLINKMWLGVPSQDKMEIRSCLPKLLLAHHKTLPYFIRNKLCKVIVDIGRQDWPMFYHDFFTNILQLIQSPMTTPLGLIMLKTTSEELACPREDLSIARKEELRKLLLDQVQAVLGLLTGILESIWDKYSVTAATPPPSPTSGESGDLLSSLLRSPSTAKLLNQPIPVLDAESEYVCSLALECLAHLFSWIPLSASITPSLLTTIFHFARFGCDTRARKTPSLNGSSLNAVSGAERGRLGVLAMGCINELMSKNCVPVEFEEYLLRMFQQTFYLLQKITRENNAHTVKSRLEELDESYIEKFTDFLRLFVSVHLRRIESYSQFPVVEFLALLFKYTFHQPTHEGYFSCLDIWALFLDYLTSKIKSRLADKEAVLHRYEDALVLLLTEVLNRIQFRYNQAQLEELDDETLDDDQQTEWQRYLRQSLEVVAKVMELLPTHSFSTLFPVLQENLDVYLGLQQFIVTSGTGHRLNITAENDCRRLHCSLRDLSSLLQAVGRLAEYFTGDMFATRFRDALTVVERLVKVTLYGSQIKLYNIETAVPSVLKPDLIDVHAQSLAALQAYCHWLAQFYGEVHRQNPEQFVSLVSTSLEAITPLISSKVQEKLLLSACHLLVSLATTVRPVFLISIPAIQKMFNRITDSNVQRLPDKAQILVCRALSNILLLPWPNLPESEQQWAVRSTNHASLVMALTRNYRSLKTSAILSQRKAQQEDTKAVIHQTLSVLEDIVESVSGEATKSRHVCYQSLQESVQVSLALFPAFIHQSDVTDKMLSFFLTLFQGLRVQMGVPFTEQVIQTFLNMFTRDQLAESILRDGSTGCRVVEKFLKILQVVVQEPGQAFKPFLPSIIALSMEQVYPIVAEQSSPDVKAELFELLFRVLHHNWRHFFKSSVLANVQRGGTDEQMENEPQFSAIMQAFGQSFLQPDIHLFKQNLFYLETLNTKQKLYHKKIFRMTMLFQFVNVLLQVLVHKSHDLLQEEIGIAVYNMASVDFDSFYSAFLPEFLASCDGVDANQKSVLGRNFKVDRDLPSFTQNVHRLVNDLRYYRLCNDSLPPGTVKL from the exons AACCTGATCAACAAGATGTGGCTAGGGGTCCCGTCGCAGGATAAGATGGAGATCCGCAGCTGCTTGCCCAAGCTCCTTTTGGCTCACCACAAAACTCTGCCTTACTTCATCCGGAACAAGCTGTGCAAAGTGATTGTGGATATCGGCAGGCAAGACTGGCCCATGTTCTACCATGACTTCTTCACCAACATCTTGCAG TTGATCCAGTCCCCCATGACCACACCCCTCGGGCTGATCATGCTGAAGACGACGTCGGAGGAGCTGGCATGCCCGCGGGAGGACCTCAGCATTGCCCGAAAAGAAGAGCTGCGGAAGTTGCTCCTGGATCAGGTCCAGGCAGTCCTCGGGCTTCTTACGG GTATCTTGGAGAGCATCTGGGACAAGTACAGCGTTACTGCCGCCACTCCACCGCCATCTCCGACGTCGGGAGAAAGTG gagACCTCTTAAGTAGCCTGTTGCGGAGTCCCAGCACGGCCAAACTGCTGAACCAGCCAATCCCTGTCCTGGACGCAGAGAGCGAGTACGTCTGCTCCCTGGCCCTGGAGTGCCTGGCCCACCTCTTCAGCTGGATCCCCCTGTCAGCCAGCAtcaccccttccctcctcaccaCCATCTTCCACTTCGCCCGCTTCGGCTGTGACACCCGGGCCCGCAAGACGCCCTCCCTCAACGGCAGCAGCCTGAACGCTGTCTCGGGGGCGGAGCGGGGCCGGCTGGGGGTGCTGGCCATGGGCTGCATCAACGAGCTGATGTCCAAGAACTGCGTGCCGGTGGAGTTCGAGGAGTACCTGCTGCGGATGTTCCAGCAGACCTTCTACCTCCTGCAGAAGATCACCAGGGAGAACAACGCCCACACCGTGAAGAGCCGGTTGGAGGAGCTGGACGAGAG TTACATCGAGAAGTTTACTGATTTCCTGCGGCTCTTTGTGAGCGTCCACCTGCGGCGGATCGAGTCCTACTCGCAGTTTCCTGTGGTGGAATTCCTGGCCCTGCTGTTCAAGTACACATTTCACCAG CCTACCCACGAGGGTTACTTCTCCTGCTTAGACATTTGGGCGCTCTTCTTGGATTACTTGACCAGCAAGATCAAGAGTCGCCTGGCCGACAAGGAGGCGGTCCTCCACAG GTACGAAGATGCTCTGGTTCTGCTGCTGACGGAGGTGTTGAACCGGATCCAGTTCAGGTACAACCAGGCCCAGTTGGAAGAACTGGATGACGAGACGCTGGACGACGAC CAGCAGACAGAGTGGCAGCGGTACTTACGCCAGAGTCTGGAAGTTGTGGCCAAAGTGATGGAGCTTCTGCCAACCCACTCCTTCTCCACCCTG ttTCCGGTGCTCCAGGAAAACTTGGATGTCTACCTGGGACTGCAGCAGTTTATTGTAACGTCGGGGACAG GTCACCGGCTGAACATCACTGCCGAGAACGACTGCCGCCGGCTCCACTGCTCCTTGCGCGACCTGAGCTCCCTGCTCCAGGCTGTTGGCCGCCTGGCTGAGTATTTCACCGGAGACATGTTTGCTACCCGGTTCCGAGACGCTTTGACGGTGGTGGAGAG GTTAGTCAAGGTTACCCTCTACGGGTCCCAGATCAAGCTGTACAACATTGAAACTGCCGTGCCATCCGTGCTGAAACCCGACCTCATTGACGT gcacGCCCAATCGCTGGCTGCCCTGCAGGCGTACTGTCACTGGCTGGCCCAGTTCTACGGGGAAGTCCACCGGCAGAACCCGGAGCAGTTTGTCTCTCTTGTCTCCACCTCCCTAGAAGCGATCACGCCGCTCATCAGCTCCAAG GTGCAAGAGAAGCTGCTGCTCTCGGCCTGCCACTTGCTCGTCTCCTTGGCCACCACGGTGCGACCCGTGTTCCTGATCAGCATCCCAGCCATCCAGAAGATGTTCAACAGGATCACGGACAGCAATGTGCAGCGCCTGCCCGATAAG GCTCAGATCCTGGTGTGCCGAGCCCTGTCGAACATCCTGCTGCTGCCGTGGCCGAACCTCCCCGAGAGCGAACAGCAGTGGGCCGTCCGCTCCACCAACCACGCCAGCCTGGTCATGGCCCTCACCAGGAATTACCGCAGCCTGAAGACCAGCGCCATCTTGTCACAGAGGAAAGCGCAGCAGGAGGACA CCAAGGCGGTGATCCATCAGACTCTCAGCGTCTTGGAAGACATTGTGGAGAGTGTCTCCGGAGAAGCCACCAAGTCCCGCCACGTCTGTTACCAGTCGCTGCAGGAGTCGGTCCAGGTCTCGCTCGCCCTCTTCCCCGCCTTCATCCATCAGTCAG ACGTGACGGACAAGATGCTGAGCTTCTTCCTCACCCTTTTCCAAGGGCTGCGGGTGCAGATGGGCGTGCCTTTCACGGAGCAGGTCATTCAGACATTCCTCAACATGTTCACCAG GGACCAGCTGGCGGAGAGCATCCTCCGCGACGGGAGCACCGGCTGCCGGGTGGTGGAGAAGTTCCTGAagatcctccaggtggtggtgcaGGAGCCGGGCCAGGCCTTCAAGCCCTTCTTGCCCAGCATCATCGCGCTCTCCATGGAGCAGGTCTACCCCATCGTGGCGGAG caatcCTCCCCAGATGTGAAAGCGGAGCTGTTCGAGCTGCTCTTCCGGGTCCTGCACCACAACTGGCGGCACTTCTTCAAGTCCAGCGTCCTGGCCAACGTCCAGAGAGGGGGCACCGACGAGCAGATGGAGAACGAGCCACAATTCAGTGCCATCATGCAg GCTTTCGGCCAGTCCTTCCTGCAACCCGACATCCATCTGTTCAAGCAGAACCTGTTCTACCTGGAGACGCTGAACACCAAGCAGAAGCTGTACCACAAG aagaTCTTCCGGATGACCATGCTGTTCCAGTTTGTGAATGTGCTGCTGCAGGTGCTGGTCCACAAGTCGCACGACCTCTTGCAAGAAGAAATCGGCATCGCCGTCTACAACATGGCCTCGGTGGACTTCGACAGCTTCTACTCGGCCTTCCTCCCTGAGTTCTTGGCCAGCTGCGACGGTGTCGACGCCAACCAGAAAAGTGTCCTTGGAAGGAACTTCAAAGTGGACCGG GACCTGCCCTCCTTCACCCAGAATGTGCACAGGCTGGTGAATGACCTGCGCTACTACAGACTCTGCAACGACAGCCTGCCCCCCGGGACCGTGAAGCTATAG
- the NME4 gene encoding nucleoside diphosphate kinase, mitochondrial, producing the protein MGFVQRCVARGLWPGRGGLGVGWERLQAPHRLYGAGIPGLQERTLIAVKPDGVQRRLVGDVIQRFEKRGFKLVGLKLLQANEGILAEHYHELRRKPFYHELIQYMTSGPVVAMVWEGHNVVKTSRTMVGETNPMEAKPGTVRADFSIHVSRNVVHASDSVETAQREISLWFRSDELVDWESCDHKIMYEL; encoded by the exons ATGGGCTTCGTGCAGCGCTGCGTGGCTCGGGGCCTCTggccggggcgggggggcctggGGGTCGGCTGGGAGCGGCTCCAGGCGCCCCATCGCCTCTACGGCGCGG GGATACCCGGCCTGCAGGAACGCACCCTGATAGCGGTCAAGCCGGACGGGGTGCAGAGAAGATTAGTGGGGGACGTGATCCAGCGCTTTGAGAAACGGGGCTTCAAGCTTGTGGGCCTGAAGTTGCTGCAG GCCAACGAGGGGATCCTGGCGGAGCATTACCACGAGCTGAGAAGGAAACCCTTCTATCACGAGCTGATCCAGTACATGACCTCAGGACCTGTGGTGGCCATG GTCTGGGAAGGCCACAACGTGGTCAAGACCTCTAGAACCATGGTGGGAGAGACGAACCCCATGGAAGCCAAGCCAGGGACGGTCCGTGCGGACTTCAGCATCCACGTGAGCAG GAACGTTGTCCACGCCAGCGATTCCGTGGAGACGGCCCAGCGGGAAATCAGCCTGTGGTTCCGCAGTGATGAGCTGGTGGACTGGGAGAGCTGCGATCACAAAATCATGTATGAACTCTGA